The Oncorhynchus nerka isolate Pitt River linkage group LG11, Oner_Uvic_2.0, whole genome shotgun sequence genome includes the window tagagtgttggaggctattttgtaaatgacatcgccaaagtcgaggatcggtaggatagtcagttttacgaggatatgtttggcgacgtgagtgaaggaggattttttgtgaaataggaagccgattctagatttcattttggattggagatgtttaatatgagtctggaaggagagtttacagtctagccagacacctaggtatttgtagatctCCACATATTCTAACtcagaaccgtccagaatagTGATGCTAGAAGGGCggacgggtgcgggcagcgattggttgaaaagcatgcatttagttttactagcgtttaagagcagttggaggccatggaaggagggttgtatggcattgaaactcgttggaggtttgttaacacagtgaccaaagaagggccagatgtataccgAATGGTgcagtctgcgtagaggtggatcagtgaatcacccgcagcaagagcggcaTTGTTTATATATTCAGAGAAAAGGGTTGGCCCGAggtttgaaccctgtggtaccccatagagactgccatagAGACTGAACTCTatttgagaagtagttggtgaaccaggcgaagcagtaatttgagaaaccaaggctgttgagtctgccgataagaatacggtgattgacagagtcgaaagccttggccaggtcgatgaagatggctgcacagtactgtcttttatcgatggcggttatgctATCGTTtaataccttgagcgtggctgaggtgcacccgtgaccagctcggaaaccggattgcacatcgaagaaggtacggtgggattcgaaattatcagtgatctgtttattaacttggctttcgaagactttagaaaggcagggcaggatggatataggtctgtaacagtttgtgtctcgagtgtcaccccctttgaagagggggatgaccgcggcagatttccaatctttagggatgtcggacgatacaaaagagaggttgaacagactggtaatagggttTGTAACAATGGctgcggataattttagaaaaagagggtccagattgtctagcccatttgatttaaaataaaataaaacccaGCATGAATTATGTTTATTTTTAGTTTTAGTTCAAATTTGGCCAAAACTCTAAATGGGGTTTTCAAGCTTTTTTGATCATTTTCAAGCAACTGAATCTGGCGGGTTATTGTGGCCAGGAGATGGCGATGTTTCAAAAATGCCTAGCTTGTGCATCACTGTCACTAGCGATCACCTACTAAAGGATCAAAAAACCTCTAGGTGGCTAACTTGAATTATTCTTATATGAAAATCACCATATTTTTTGCACCAGTCTCGGCGCTATTCCTTTCAAATCCAAGTCACATTAAGATAAATCCCAAATGTGCGAAGAGACTGGTGAACCAACATGTCAAATTTGGCCTTCGTTAGCAACCAATCATCTCCCACAACACTTTCCCCCTAGCCCTCCCCGGTACACTAGCACAAGCACAAAGCCATGCCTCGCAGTTGTGTGATTTGATGATGACAAATACTTTACTCAAGGTCAATCCCATAGAATTCTTTGGTCAGCCCCACTAAGGGTAACTTTGAATCGTTATTGTACCAGGCTTATATGCGCTGTGAGCAATAGCCTGGGGACAAGGTTACATTAAGATTGACTTTATAATTTAAACTTCGCCTAACCTTAGCTCTCAAGAACCCAGGGATATACAGCCATAGGGTTCTAATTTGAACAATTGAACACAGAGGGGCCTACATGTACAACTGTACAGACGCTGTGCCTACAAGTTGATAATCACTGCGTTCAATATGGAAACTTCAGAAATTCTACTTTCATATCAGCCCAAAAGTATTTTACATTTTAACACAGATTCCCACTGAGGTTTTTTGAGCTAATGGAAACTTGGGAGGGAACCAAAAAAAACTGGTCGGCCCAAAGCTGTGTTACACAAAAGAAACTACTGTGGAAATCTGTGGTAAAACTGTAAGTGTATCTTTTTAATTTGTAAAGTTATTTTTGGATGATAATCAAGTTGAGCGTTCAGTCAAGGATCAATTGTTTCTAGATAGATCATTTCACACTTGACCAAATCACCTCAGCTAACTGAAACTAAActgaattcaaaataaaaataaaaaaactaatAGAAATACAAGGAAAATATCAAAACTACAATAACCTTGGTTATGTTCATCATTATATATTATAATGACGTCAATCATCATAGAAAACCCAAACACTTAATCGAGTAACCAATTCAGACAAGCAGACATGACAATATATTTTGGATTGCTGAGGTTTTCAGAAATACAAAAGAAGAGCCAGACATTGTATTTATTTACAAACTAGAACAACATTTGCTGAAGAGTAATTCACTTCTTTCTTTCTTAAatgtattttctttctctctttttttatcTATAACTGCTACCAAAATACAATGTTTATTTGCACCCTGTCATTTGAGTGTTTTGCAGTTCAATCTTGTGTTTATTTCAGTTTTGTCCCTCAGAAATGCACAGATTGTTTTAAATGTCAATTCCTTCATCAGTCAGGGGCTTAATTCTCTCTAATATAACAATAACAACTTCATCCCTTAAATTGTCCTCTACCTATACACAATTAGCCGGTATTGAAGCATTTTTAAAAGTCTCCAATCTCCTATTGGTTGTCTGTGTGTCCCGTTGCCCTCTTTCTTGGCGTGTGATAGGTCGATGCCACGTCCAGGTGTGGAGTGTTACAATTCTAGTCTCCTATTGGTTGACCTTGCGTTCGTTGCTCTCTTTTGATAAGTCCATACCCGGTGAGGAGCTCGACAGACATATCCGACATCCCATAATCATCATGAACGCCCTACGGAAGGATCTATTGAAGAACCCATACAAGAACGGGTTAAGCGACGAGTTAACGTACCCCAGCCACAGGAAAAACTCCCACACCTCCACCGCTGTGCTGTAGTCGATGAAGGGATCCACGATATTGACGGTGAAGAAGGGAAGCCAGAAGAGTAGAAAGACCCCCATGATGATCCCCAGGGTCTTAgctgccttcctctccctcctcatggCGTTGCGGTGCCTCTGCTTCTTGCTGGAGTCCTTGCCCACCCCGGCCGAAAACTGGCTCTCCATGGCGCTGATCTGCATGGCCTGCCGCTTGGCCGCCTTGTAGATCTTCCAGTAGGCCGCCAGCATGACACCCATGGGCAGGTAGAAGGCCACCAGGGAGGCCATGACAGCGTAGACGCGGTTGACCAGGAAGACGCAGGCGTCCTCGGGCGGCATGGGCACCATATTCACCCCGGCCTTGTGGAGGCCCAGCATGATGGGACCGAAGGAGATGAATAACGGGACGGCCCAACAGACCACGATCAGGAAGGCTACCCGGCCCTGGGACATTTTCAGGTGGTAGACCAAGGGGTTACACACGGCATAGTAGCGGTCGAAGGCAATGCAGCTGAGGTGGAAGATGGATGCGGTGCACAGCATGACGTCCAGGCTGGAGTGGACCCGGCAGAAGAGGGCGCCGAAGAGCCAGCAGCCCTCCACGGTACGCACCATGCTGTAGGGCATGACCACCAACCCCACCAGGCAGTCGGCCACCGCCAAGGACATGACGAACGAGTTGGTGGGCGACTGCAGCTGCTTGTAGTAAGCGATGGCCAAGACCACCAGGAAGTTGCCCACCACCGTGCACAAGATGCCTGCCGTAAAGAAGGCATACAGGATTACCCGGGATGCCTGGTGCCTCGACGACGTAGCGCAGAAGTTCTTCAGGTTGCCATGGAGAGAAGAAAGGTTGGCATCACCATCCAGATCCTCGGGCCATCCCAAACTGGTATTATCCATGGCTTGGTCTTGTTCTGTCAAAATACACACAACATCTATGATGTGAACGTTTTGGCATGATTTAGCAGTATGGTCAGACAAAACAGAAAATACTGCCCCTGTGAGCATTCCGTATGCTCAAACAATCTTATCAACACAAACAAACCACCCAGAATTATGTTGGTTCTGCTTAATCCATCCCTCTCCGAGGCACTTCATCGATAGTTAAACCTTAAATTGTGTGTTTTTAGCCTGGCAGAAGAAGCTAatagttcttctctctctctctctctctctctctctctctctctctctctctctctctctctctctctctctctctctctctctctctctctctctctctctctctctctctctctctcatctataagCCTCCCCAGCACAAAGGAAATGACAAATGAACGATGTTGGCAAATCTTATTCGAAACAATCAAACAGCGAGACACATCCCAGTAAACATGCTCACACTGGCATGATGTAATGCGCCTTTGCTATTTAATAGGAATTATTCATTCTTTTTTGTTTTATACAACTTAATTAAATACATCAATTCAGTGGGTCATTTTCCGCAACAACTAAGAGCGTCAAAGCGCGAGGCACAACTTCTCTTCTGTTTTGGTGCCATGGCTACCACGGTATGAACAGCATGAAGCGAGCCCATGCACATGGACAGATACACGCACAGAGAGCGAAGTCTTGAATCTcactcatctcaatatctgcaGTGCTGCTTGTGGCAAAGTCAttttgctgagtctacctttaagtttctcatatatatatatatatatatatatattttttttttacctttatttaactaggcaagtcaattaagaacaaattcttatgttcaatgacggcctaggaacagtgggttaactgcctgttcaggacagaacgacagatttgtaccttgtcagctcagggatttgaacttgcaacctctcGGTTGCTAGTCCTCCACTCTAACCATATGCACTTAAGTTTTTTTAAGTAAGATGACTTCATCATGGGCAGTGTACAagaattttaaaaatgtatccgTCACACAACAGAACACTTAAACTGGAACGACACTCTCAAAAAGAACTGTGTTCAACCCACCCCCACCAATTATTCTAAAGAGTTCCCGCCTTTagctgggcttggtgtgggctagcccctgttgggctggtgtgggctagcccctgttgggctggtgtgggctagcccctgttgggctggtgtgggctatcccctgttgggctggtgtgggctagcccctgttgggctggtgtgggctagcccctGTTGGGTAGGTGTGGGCTAGCCcctgttgggctggtgtgggctatcccctgttgggctggtgtgggctagcccctgttgggctggtgtgggctagcccctgttgggctggtgtgggctagcccctattgggctggtgtgggctagcccctgttgggctggtgtgggctagcccctgttgggctggtgtgggctagcccctGTTGGGCTGGTGTTGGATTGCAGGGGGCTAGCTCGAGCTGGGCTGATGTGGACTTGGTGTGTGCTAGCCCATGCTCACCTTGCTCATCTACCCACATGGGGCCAATGGGGTCATGTTTGCTGGGATGATGCCTATGTGAGACTCGGAGGCGGCCATTTTGGAAAACTGTCAAGCACAATGCAAAAGAAAGCACTTTGTTTGACCTTCCCTGGGCTCCCTTTTCCCCAGTGGAACCTGCAAGAATATTCCCCTGTGGATACAGCTGTCATCAGTTCTGTTGGAATGGAACTGTCCAGCAGGAAACATAATCACACACTGTGACAGATAGACAGGCATAACATTTTACACCTTTCAACTGAACCCTTTGGGTGACCCTTTTAACCATGGCACAAAGCAGTATACTCCTTTCTCTCCTGAACATAACTGATGCTTGCAGGGTGTTCTGGGGATTTCCTATCTGGCAGGTTGGCAGACTAGCTTGTTAGTGGTCAAGTATGGTGTCCATATTAGAATAGCATCTGTCCACAAACTGTTCTAATGTGTCCACTATACTCCTGAAAGGGTCTGATTGAAAGCAGGGTGAGCACTGCTTTGCTGTTGCAGTGATAATGTCTAATCTGCTAGGCATTATCATGCACAGTGAACGTAATATTACTCAGATGGGCGTTTGGTACGCAACTCATCGAGTGACTGCGGTAGGAAAGCAGCAGCTGGAGGTGTTCATTGTTTGGGAGACTAAAGCAGAGGAAGCATAGAGAAACGGTTCTGGTTCAGTAAGAATAGCTTTTTAATTAACACCAAAGGGACTGTAGTGCTGTAATgaggggaaagggaagggggCCGAGTGAAGCAATATCCCCTGCTCCTGTCAGTCACACTGACATGTCAAAACAAAGGCCTTCGTCATCGTCATCATCTTTATCACGGTCACGATACTTGTTAATATTCTtgccactactaccatcattatcatcaacaacactgtcattcatattctggTCATCTTAGTCGTCATCGTTGTCATCAATTCTCATGGGCAGAATTCACGCTTTTACGAGAGAGCAAATAGCAGGAAGGAACACCATTCCTCTCATCTTATGACAGTTGACGTGATTCTATCAGATAGTTCTCACCTTTCCTTATTTATCCTTAAAAACAAGCAACTCCACATAACCTACTTATATCGGCTCTGCAATGAAACAGAATCTAATCAAAGTTCTCGGCTTGACACAGAATGTCTCGTCTCAAATGTCAacatatttcctatatagtgcacacatTTGACTAGGGCCCCACACCACTATAAAGAGTGTAGGGTGCCATTTACTATGCAGACAGAGAATGTCTGTGGGACAATTAATGGGACAAGCAGTTCGATTTGGATTGTCCCAGACTCCACATTTACAGAAAGTTTTATCTCAATCAGTAAGTCAGTGGGTGAAATCAACTAGACTTCTCTGAAAATAATCTCCATTAAACTCGATGTGTTGGCTCTTTCCAGTGCATGATGGGTTTTGGGAGTTTTGGACATTGGTTCAATGGATCAAGGGCCACGATGGATCTCGGTCGATGTGATTACAGAAATATGTTATGTTCTCCCAacttcacagacagacagactccacacagtgcgcacacacacaccaacccacacacaaacaccttcAACACACAGTATGAGTACAAGCTAAGTATGAGTACAAGGTCTTCTAAGAAGGGGGCGTgtgaacagacacagacagacagaacacggCGCCCACTACTGAGTGGTCAAGAGAGGAGGGCAGAACACATCAGAACACAGGAGCAGggaatgtgtgtgggtgtttgtgcgTGTCTTTCTGTGAGGTTGGAAGAacgtgtgtgtgagggagagagagagagagagagcctgtctTCCTCAACAGGATCTCATACTTTCGATGTAATATGGATTGAACATCTATTTTTGACTCGTTCATTTTGTGTGGTTACAGGATAAGAACAGAAActgagtcattgaacactggtcaccttaatcatgtgtatactgtattctagtcatggctcatcctatataactactgctgtacaccttttctattcaaatactgtccatactgtctaaacacaccattatatacatatacacaaacaaatctatatatatatatatatatatattctgcacTTAGATTCGTCTTGATTCTAAACAACTCAAAGAGTTAAGTTTACAGTAGGTATTAAATTCTGAGTGGTTAAAAGGTTAGGACTATTACTTTCAAGTATTTAAGTATTCAAGTATTCTCGCGGCTTGTGAACTGCGGCGGTATAGTGTTCTAAGCATCCTTCTTCGGCTCCGAACACCACGAGTTGAGTGCCGAAGAAGGCCTATATCGATGTTCTCAAGACCTTTCCAGACTCCAAACTCGCTGTCTATCTGTGGCGATCAGGCTGGTCTTCCCGTCTATAGAGTGTTGTGTCCATATATCTGCATCATTTGAGAATCACTGCAGAGAGGATTTGATGCAACGTTGCTAACAACCACCGACATTAAACATTTTACTTTCCATGACCAGAGGAGTGCAACACAGTTAGTCTATATAAAACCCATAATAGCATGAAGCTCAATAAAATCCATTGGAGTGGACAGCACATAGCTCCCCACTCTAATCGATTTTGGATGTCCTCTATTTGTTTAGCTTCTACCTCTTATCTAATCATTACTAATGACTGACACTTATCGTTTCCTTCTCATCCCTTTTAATCTATCCACACATTCAAAAGCAGAGGGATTGTATGTTGGGATTGTTCATTAGGGTGCAGCATTTCAAATGATTGTGCAACGGAAGACGTATCTTCCCATTTCAGCCGAGTTTCTTCTGTTTTGTGCCTTGTGAAAAAGACCTCGGAGTGGAGTTAGCCTATTGCACTTTTGAGTCATGTTATTTCTGTACGAGCCCTCCTATGGCATTATCTAAAGTAAGCAGATTCACAACACTTTCTATTGGAAGTGAGGGGTTGGTCCAAATTGTCTAGCAGTACATTTATCATTACTGTAAATCCATCATTTATCATTTTGAGAGTATCACTTGATATCTTTGTCAGAAGGGTAGCATGTGAGTTTAGTAATAATTGCTAATTATTCATTCAAATGAATCCTAATTTGACTCCTGGCCGGTTTATATGAGTTTTATTACTTTCAGTGCTGACAGATTTATCACAGATTAAAAATGCTAGATGTTCACCAGGGGTCAATTCACATGTATGGCTGTGGATTGTGGATTTAATTGTGGAAATTTGGAAACTGATACTGATATAAACTGGGACTGGACTAAatttgcaatgtagaaaataatattGTCACTGCTCAAAAACGGCATGTTATGCCACAGTGAGAAAAAGACAGTGAACCTAAGCAAGACAATGGCAAAGCACACATAACACAACATGTCTAACCAATGTGAAAAATTGTTTACTAAAGAGCTACTGATATTGTTATCAAACGTATAATAAAGCTGTAAACTGTAACTTTGCACATTCATCCAAATGTATTTGAATTTGCCGGATTTaaccagccggctaattttcatcTGCACTCAAAATTGAGTCAAATTATTCAAGATACCATCTGTAGTCAATAGAGACGAATTCCAATTCATCCAACTCTTGATGTGAAAATGTTTTATCTACAAAAGAATGCCTGGCAAAAACACCTTTTTTAAGAAAACAGGAAAAGCGTGAAAGCACATTAAGGAACGATAGTACTCACCTGTGATTGAGACAGTTGGTCGTCCGTCCTCATTTCACATCACAGGACAACGAGTCTGGTTCCTTTCTTATCGCTCATCTCTCATCATGATGAAGGGATGAGGAGATGCGGAGGTGTGTATCGCTCTAATGAAAGGCACTAATCAAGGTAAACTAAGACAGTCCCCTGTCATCATACACAAAAGGGTGGATGGGTAACAAAAAGGGAGGTGGTCTCGGGGAAAGGCAGGGTTGGGCATTGTGATGCTAATACTGACACTTGTCTCTCACTTTCATCCCTCTGTTAAAGACACCTTTGCTACATCCATGACTCTATCAGCTTGATTCTACCAGAGGATAGGAACGACTCACATACTGTGCAAGACTACTACCCACAAGACTATATTAGCCCGCAGAGATAAAGCCAAGGCATTAACTCTGGGAGCCAATgcaagtcttcaggtctcaggcaaggttactcTTCACTTGAGTGTGGTTCCAAACCACCCTGTTACATGAGCATAAGTGCATAGTGGGTGACTACCTGAGCATCTGATAGGTACCTACCATCCCTACTGTCCTCCAACCACTAGACAAGGACTGtgttccaaatagcaccctaatatctatatagtgcactacctttgactacGGCCcgggtcaaaagcagtgcactatttagggaatagggtgcctttggtACGCACCCTGGCTCTCACGCTCTTCTTTCATCTCCCCAGTAATGCATTAAAGTGGAGCCAATTTCCCCACCCCTATTCTACATACCTGGGTTCTCTAGCTCAGCCAGGGATGGGGACCACTTTCTGTCTCAAGTGTAGCATGGCGGATGTATTTTAATTAATTAACCATGCTGGGAGTTTTTTTAATTAAGCAGGGATAAAAAGGCCTTGTTCGCTTGCCCAACTAGTGTTTTTTCAGACCAGTCATTCATATGTGTAATGTGAGTGTTTCCCTCtgcagcggagaggagaggaaaggtgaggaagagaggagcGACGGTCGGCGGGCACATCTGTTGCTTTTGAATAGGAAGGACGTGGTTGGATTCTTGGGCGATTTGTTATGCTCACTCAAGGGGCTTTAATTGGCCTGGCTGTTTAATCGAGAACATGATCACGCATACTATTATAGGAAGAGGCAGCATGAGGGTTATGGTGGGGCAGAATATGTTTTAATGTTGTCAATGTGCAACTGATGTAACAGAGGCGAGTCGGTGGAGTAAACCATGCTCAAGTAACCTTATCTTGCTTTGGCTAAAAGACTTATATGCTCTATTGTTTATTTGTGTCCCTCAATACTTATATGCTCTATTGTTTATTTGTGTCCCTTTCTCACAACAATGGCACCTAATTGTTTCTGTGAGTCCCAGAAAAAACACTCACGGCAAATGACAAAATCCTCTCAACCCTTATCCCCAAAAAACTGCCCCAAAAGTACCTCTTAATGTTAAAGGGCTATCAGTTGTCTGCCACAAGAGATTGATGGCTTACAGTGGAGTTGGATGGCTCGCTCCAGACCTGCGATCAAATAGTATCTGTTTTCTTCTAAACACTTTGAATATTTGATTGAAACTGCCTAGAGTGcaggatgggaagggactttcaATCAAACTCTCATGAAAGAAAACAAGTACAATTTGAATCCAGGTCTAATTGTCTCTGACTGTTACTCTGGGCAGGGCCAGGGCACTGTGACCCAGACTAacacatggaattgttttaagacggTCATACCATaggcttgaccctatcccctcctctcttctccagaccatttccggagacctcctccctt containing:
- the LOC115137527 gene encoding 5-hydroxytryptamine receptor 4-like, whose translation is MDNTSLGWPEDLDGDANLSSLHGNLKNFCATSSRHQASRVILYAFFTAGILCTVVGNFLVVLAIAYYKQLQSPTNSFVMSLAVADCLVGLVVMPYSMVRTVEGCWLFGALFCRVHSSLDVMLCTASIFHLSCIAFDRYYAVCNPLVYHLKMSQGRVAFLIVVCWAVPLFISFGPIMLGLHKAGVNMVPMPPEDACVFLVNRVYAVMASLVAFYLPMGVMLAAYWKIYKAAKRQAMQISAMESQFSAGVGKDSSKKQRHRNAMRRERKAAKTLGIIMGVFLLFWLPFFTVNIVDPFIDYSTAVEVWEFFLWLGYVNSSLNPFLYGFFNRSFRRAFMMIMGCRICLSSSSPGMDLSKESNERKVNQ